A single window of Streptomyces aquilus DNA harbors:
- a CDS encoding NACHT domain-containing protein, with protein MAGLGGRRWRRRWQMFGALGALAVVASVAYAMRQLLHGGLEPGDTAGLLGLPLGVIGLVVSVVALRNPVEGNDAERSRGWAATLAKQVEDGESGVWRQLLGDDTRRINLAYDLQPAVSRPAVALAAGRLTADGANSATVPDIVSYYRATQPLRLVITGAAGAGKTVLALELLLALLDGRAEDDPVPVRIPLSRWDTERQLLPDLLRQRLVEAYDWPTDLAAGLVRQHLVLPVLDGLDEMDPLVDGSPDPAAPRATAVVRALNAYQQGRDAGPLILTCRTRHYDALATHAEVLDAARITIAPVDATDARTYLTDRALTTDRWQPLLDHLAAHPSGLLATVLSTPWRLCLTATVYHRDGDPGELRTLLDASTLDDHLLARYIPAATRIAPNPHGYAPKDVHRWLHHLTTHLDPTGALPATAPTSVEATDLLLHELWPLAGRTRVRTTDAVLTTLAVLPSAWTAPLKPTGLAALITALAVMSGALAITTGQPTSTANPLRTRQGRREFAFWLAGGLVLGLAIGLAIWLAIGLAAGPTVGLAAGFATALTVGLTREPGTNLGARAVIRSDAMAGLMFGLTFGLAVGLAGGLEIGLAAGLAAGLAMGLAAGLSAGLAGGARASRRYAVFLLCSRRRLPFRLGLFLDWAVTAGLMRYSGPAYQYRHRELQHWLRQHPQPADLP; from the coding sequence GTGGCAGGACTCGGGGGGCGCCGCTGGCGGCGCAGGTGGCAGATGTTCGGGGCTCTGGGTGCCCTGGCGGTCGTGGCGAGTGTCGCGTATGCGATGCGACAGTTGTTGCACGGTGGTCTGGAACCGGGTGACACCGCCGGGCTGCTGGGTCTGCCCCTGGGGGTAATCGGGCTCGTGGTCTCCGTGGTCGCATTGCGCAATCCGGTCGAGGGCAACGATGCTGAGCGTTCCCGTGGTTGGGCCGCGACGCTGGCCAAACAGGTTGAGGATGGGGAAAGCGGGGTGTGGCGGCAGTTGCTGGGTGACGACACCCGGCGCATCAACCTTGCCTATGACCTGCAACCTGCTGTCTCCCGCCCCGCCGTGGCGTTGGCGGCCGGACGGTTGACCGCCGACGGAGCAAATTCGGCGACGGTGCCGGATATCGTCTCTTATTACCGAGCCACCCAGCCTCTGCGCTTGGTCATCACCGGCGCTGCCGGGGCCGGCAAGACCGTCCTCGCCCTGGAACTACTCTTGGCCCTCCTGGACGGCCGGGCCGAGGACGATCCCGTTCCCGTGCGTATCCCGCTGTCCCGATGGGACACTGAACGCCAGTTGCTGCCCGACCTGCTGCGGCAGCGGTTGGTGGAGGCCTATGACTGGCCCACCGACCTGGCGGCCGGCTTAGTGCGGCAGCATCTGGTGCTGCCGGTGTTAGACGGCCTGGACGAAATGGACCCCCTGGTCGATGGCTCCCCCGATCCTGCCGCGCCCCGCGCCACCGCCGTCGTCCGCGCGCTCAACGCCTACCAGCAGGGCCGTGACGCCGGGCCTCTCATCCTGACGTGCCGCACCCGGCACTACGACGCTCTAGCCACACATGCTGAGGTGCTGGATGCCGCCCGCATCACCATCGCCCCCGTTGACGCCACCGACGCCCGCACCTACCTCACCGACCGCGCCCTCACAACGGACCGCTGGCAGCCCCTACTCGACCACCTGGCTGCCCACCCCAGCGGACTCCTGGCGACGGTACTTTCCACCCCCTGGCGACTGTGTCTGACTGCCACCGTCTACCACCGCGACGGTGACCCCGGGGAACTCCGCACTCTCCTCGACGCGAGCACCCTGGACGACCATCTACTGGCCCGGTACATCCCCGCGGCCACCCGCATCGCGCCCAACCCTCACGGGTACGCGCCCAAGGACGTCCACCGCTGGCTCCACCACCTCACCACCCACCTCGACCCAACCGGCGCCCTCCCCGCCACGGCCCCTACATCTGTGGAGGCCACCGATCTGCTCCTGCACGAACTGTGGCCCCTCGCCGGACGCACCCGCGTCCGCACTACCGACGCCGTCCTCACCACTCTCGCCGTCCTCCCGTCCGCCTGGACAGCCCCCCTAAAGCCGACAGGGCTCGCCGCCCTGATCACTGCGCTTGCCGTCATGTCCGGAGCCCTCGCCATCACAACCGGCCAGCCCACAAGTACGGCGAACCCGCTCAGGACCCGTCAAGGACGCAGGGAGTTCGCGTTCTGGCTTGCAGGCGGGCTCGTACTCGGGCTCGCGATCGGGCTCGCGATCTGGCTCGCGATCGGGCTCGCAGCCGGACCCACAGTCGGGCTCGCAGCCGGATTCGCGACCGCACTCACGGTCGGACTCACGCGTGAGCCGGGTACAAATCTCGGAGCCCGGGCCGTCATCAGGAGTGACGCCATGGCCGGACTCATGTTCGGACTCACGTTCGGGCTCGCAGTCGGGCTAGCAGGCGGCCTCGAAATCGGGCTCGCGGCCGGGCTCGCAGCCGGACTCGCAATGGGGCTCGCGGCCGGACTTTCGGCCGGACTCGCGGGCGGTGCCCGGGCTTCGCGGCGGTATGCGGTGTTCCTGCTCTGCTCGCGCCGCCGTCTGCCGTTCCGGCTCGGCCTCTTCCTGGACTGGGCTGTCACCGCAGGACTCATGCGCTACAGCGGACCCGCCTATCAGTACCGCCACCGCGAACTCCAGCACTGGCTCCGCCAGCACCCCCAACCAGCGGACCTTCCCTGA
- a CDS encoding IS481 family transposase: MSKTTPLDREAKRRLAVIRHVEEVTGNVAMSCRYFGISRQAYYIWYRRYQAEGIEGLRTRSKAPKHSPNATHVEVVGKIIYLRQNYHFGPEKIAMYLKRYHDVTISKSGVWRILNRLDMGRLPASQRYKRHDRRWKRYEKKLPGHRVQIDVKFIEPLASMPQGRRGGRNKYFQFTAIDDCTRLRVLRIYPTLNQATAIQFLDYVIQRLPFQVEVIQTDNGAEFQSAFHWHVLDKGIAHTYIKPRTPRLNGKVERSHRIDAEEFYRLLEGVIIDDAEVFNDKLREWEDYYNYHRPHGGLGGQTPYERLKQKTTTQA; the protein is encoded by the coding sequence ATGTCGAAGACAACCCCGCTCGATCGCGAGGCCAAGCGGCGCCTGGCCGTCATACGCCATGTCGAAGAGGTCACCGGCAACGTTGCTATGAGTTGCCGGTACTTCGGCATCAGTCGGCAGGCCTACTACATCTGGTACCGCCGTTACCAAGCCGAGGGCATCGAGGGGCTGCGCACGCGCTCGAAGGCCCCCAAGCACAGCCCGAACGCCACCCACGTTGAGGTAGTCGGGAAGATCATCTACCTCCGGCAGAACTACCACTTCGGGCCAGAGAAGATCGCGATGTACCTCAAGCGGTATCACGACGTCACGATCAGCAAGTCGGGCGTGTGGCGGATCCTGAACCGCCTGGACATGGGCCGTCTGCCGGCCTCTCAGCGGTACAAACGCCACGACCGCCGATGGAAGCGGTACGAGAAGAAGCTGCCCGGCCATCGGGTGCAGATCGACGTGAAGTTCATCGAACCACTTGCCTCGATGCCTCAGGGCCGCCGCGGTGGGCGCAACAAGTACTTCCAGTTCACCGCGATCGACGACTGCACCCGGCTGCGAGTCCTGCGGATCTACCCAACGCTGAACCAAGCGACCGCGATCCAGTTCCTCGACTACGTCATCCAGCGCCTGCCGTTCCAGGTCGAGGTCATCCAGACGGACAACGGCGCCGAGTTCCAGTCTGCGTTCCACTGGCACGTATTGGACAAGGGCATTGCCCACACCTACATCAAGCCGCGAACACCGCGCCTGAACGGCAAGGTTGAGCGCTCTCACCGCATCGACGCCGAGGAGTTCTACCGGCTCCTCGAGGGCGTCATCATCGACGACGCCGAGGTCTTCAACGACAAGCTGCGTGAGTGGGAGGACTACTACAACTACCATCGCCCGCACGGCGGCCTTGGCGGCCAGACACCTTACGAACGCCTCAAGCAGAAGACCACGACTCAGGCGTAA
- a CDS encoding UDP-N-acetylglucosamine--N-acetylmuramyl-(pentapeptide) pyrophosphoryl-undecaprenol N-acetylglucosamine transferase — protein MYNDHRRYFRLMVTGGGTGGHTYPALTAVRTLQSRLAAQGAGLDVVWVGEADSLESRVAVGEGIRFESVAVGKIRRSKNPIKLVSPANIADMSRVPLGVLQARKAITGFGPDVVLATGGYVAVPVGVAATRLCRVPLVVHEQTVRLGLANRTLAGAATRVAVSSPSTLPLLPESVRAAAVVTGNPVRPEVFTGQAQKAIHALGLHGFDARLPTVYVTGGAQGSQQVNHLVRDVLPWLLEHANVIHQCGPGNVDELRRQTAQLPAASAGRYHLAGYMGAELPDVFALADVVISRSGAGTIAELTALGKPAVFVPLATSAGNEQVHNARHLADAGAAVALTGEVTPGQLRAAVAPLLTDPERRAAMAERARAHGRPDAAERLVDVVLAAAGR, from the coding sequence ATGTACAACGATCACCGCCGGTATTTTCGTTTGATGGTGACGGGTGGCGGTACGGGTGGTCATACCTACCCTGCTTTGACCGCGGTGCGCACGCTGCAGTCCCGTCTCGCGGCACAGGGCGCCGGGCTGGATGTGGTGTGGGTGGGCGAGGCAGACAGTCTGGAGTCTCGGGTCGCGGTGGGGGAGGGGATCCGCTTCGAGTCGGTTGCGGTGGGCAAGATCCGCCGATCGAAGAACCCCATCAAACTGGTGTCCCCGGCGAACATTGCTGACATGAGCCGGGTGCCGCTGGGCGTGTTGCAGGCGAGGAAGGCGATCACCGGGTTCGGTCCGGATGTGGTGCTGGCGACGGGCGGCTATGTGGCGGTGCCGGTCGGTGTGGCGGCGACGCGGCTGTGCCGGGTTCCGTTGGTGGTGCATGAGCAGACGGTGCGGCTGGGCCTGGCGAATCGGACGCTGGCCGGAGCCGCGACGCGGGTGGCGGTGTCCTCTCCGTCCACGCTGCCGCTGTTGCCCGAGAGCGTGCGCGCTGCTGCGGTGGTCACCGGTAACCCGGTGCGGCCGGAGGTGTTCACCGGTCAGGCGCAGAAGGCCATTCATGCGCTGGGCCTGCACGGGTTCGACGCACGGCTGCCGACGGTGTACGTCACCGGCGGCGCGCAGGGTTCACAGCAGGTCAACCATCTGGTGCGGGATGTGCTGCCCTGGCTGCTGGAGCACGCCAACGTGATCCACCAGTGCGGTCCCGGCAACGTCGACGAACTGCGCCGGCAGACCGCTCAGCTGCCCGCTGCGAGTGCGGGGCGCTATCACCTGGCCGGCTACATGGGCGCGGAGTTGCCGGATGTGTTCGCGCTGGCCGATGTGGTGATCTCCCGCAGCGGGGCGGGCACGATCGCGGAGCTGACCGCGCTGGGCAAGCCGGCCGTGTTCGTGCCGCTGGCCACCTCGGCCGGCAACGAGCAGGTCCACAACGCCCGGCATCTCGCTGATGCCGGGGCGGCTGTCGCGCTGACCGGCGAGGTGACGCCCGGACAGCTGCGGGCTGCAGTGGCGCCGCTGCTGACGGATCCCGAGCGGCGGGCGGCGATGGCCGAGCGGGCGCGTGCGCATGGGCGGCCGGATGCTGCGGAGCGTCTGGTGGATGTGGTGCTGGCCGCGGCCGGCAGGTAG
- a CDS encoding low molecular weight protein-tyrosine-phosphatase, producing MRNILTVCLGNICRSPYAASVLQHRGSWAVDARSAGLSDKWTGQPAHEEMLELAAARGFDLAGHRATQVTPELLEWADVVLAMDYKVLDELRRQADPTVFGKITFYLDDQDVPDPYDGTTDDFARAADLIQQGAHRHLP from the coding sequence GTGAGGAACATCCTGACCGTCTGCCTCGGCAACATCTGCCGCTCCCCCTACGCCGCGAGCGTCCTCCAGCATCGTGGAAGCTGGGCCGTCGACGCCCGGTCGGCAGGCCTGAGCGACAAGTGGACCGGTCAGCCCGCCCACGAGGAGATGCTCGAACTCGCCGCCGCCCGTGGCTTCGACCTCGCCGGCCACCGCGCCACGCAGGTCACGCCGGAGCTGTTGGAGTGGGCCGACGTCGTCCTGGCCATGGACTACAAGGTCCTCGACGAACTCCGGAGGCAGGCCGACCCCACCGTCTTCGGCAAGATCACCTTTTACCTCGACGACCAAGACGTCCCCGACCCCTACGACGGCACCACGGACGATTTCGCGCGCGCCGCCGACCTCATCCAGCAGGGCGCCCACCGGCACCTGCCGTGA
- a CDS encoding DegT/DnrJ/EryC1/StrS family aminotransferase, translated as MGAVPLQVTMNARPYLHGPEAEALTEALQAGQYGHSAIVDRFEQAIADYLGVPDMVAVASGTAALQLALTTAGVAPGHEVIVPSQTFCASIHAILATGAHPRFVEINPDTLCTDAANVRDALTPKTRAIVPVLYGGRAVDLSTLHDELTRQRITIVEDAAHAFGSHCKDTFVGARPGVLTCFSFGPIKNLTCGTGGGIIPRTPPEAQELRTLRALGIVQSQTQRAATTSYTVQEFGLRATMSALNAAIGLAQLEHFEKVAAKRQELWRTYADGLHALDGVRLVDVDIDHTVPFNCVIHLTDRDRVFAALRASGLGVGVHYPPNHHQPAFKHWHRPLPVTERSARQLMSLPFHPSMNRDDVQYVLSALARSLATETP; from the coding sequence ATGGGTGCCGTGCCGCTCCAGGTAACCATGAACGCCCGTCCGTACCTGCACGGTCCAGAAGCCGAGGCGCTGACCGAAGCTCTCCAGGCGGGCCAATACGGACACAGCGCCATCGTCGACCGGTTCGAGCAGGCCATCGCCGACTACCTCGGCGTTCCCGACATGGTCGCGGTCGCCTCCGGAACCGCCGCACTGCAACTGGCCCTCACGACCGCAGGGGTTGCCCCCGGCCACGAGGTGATCGTCCCCTCGCAGACCTTCTGCGCGTCCATCCACGCGATCCTCGCCACCGGCGCACACCCCCGGTTCGTCGAGATCAATCCGGACACCCTGTGCACGGACGCCGCGAATGTCCGCGACGCGTTAACCCCCAAAACCCGCGCCATCGTTCCCGTCCTCTACGGAGGCCGCGCGGTTGATCTCTCCACTCTTCACGACGAACTCACGCGGCAGCGCATCACAATCGTCGAAGACGCCGCCCACGCCTTCGGCTCCCACTGCAAAGACACCTTCGTCGGGGCACGACCAGGCGTCCTGACCTGCTTCTCCTTCGGCCCCATCAAGAACCTGACCTGCGGTACCGGCGGCGGCATCATCCCCCGCACCCCGCCAGAAGCCCAGGAACTACGCACCCTGCGCGCCCTGGGAATCGTCCAAAGCCAGACACAGCGCGCCGCCACCACCTCCTACACCGTCCAGGAGTTCGGGCTGCGGGCCACCATGTCCGCCCTCAACGCCGCCATCGGCCTCGCCCAGCTGGAGCACTTCGAGAAGGTCGCCGCCAAACGGCAGGAGCTGTGGCGCACCTACGCGGACGGCCTGCACGCCCTCGACGGCGTCCGCCTGGTCGACGTCGACATCGACCACACCGTCCCCTTCAACTGCGTCATCCACCTCACCGACCGCGACCGCGTGTTCGCGGCACTCCGCGCCAGCGGCCTCGGAGTCGGCGTGCACTACCCGCCCAACCACCACCAGCCGGCGTTCAAACATTGGCACCGGCCCCTGCCCGTCACCGAGAGGTCCGCACGCCAGCTCATGAGCCTGCCCTTCCACCCCTCCATGAACCGAGACGACGTCCAGTACGTCCTCTCGGCCCTCGCACGCTCCCTCGCAACGGAGACGCCGTGA
- a CDS encoding ATP-grasp domain-containing protein, whose protein sequence is MISNMRVLVTGTGGAPGFDLARHLIRLGCQVIAADANPLACGLVLAGVTPCLLPSSDDPDFGARLLDVCRRLRPEALISTIEWELPVLIAQREALAALGVRTWLPDAGTVTVTGDKAAFHSALTARGIPTPATWLPHQLDTAAVPGPFVVKPRRGHGTQNVHVCRTRAQAAVLCELVPDPVVQEHILGQEFTADCLVDRTGNASVILRHRLLVKAGLSVVGRTFHDDEAADLVKRTLDAVGMIGPCCVQGFQCAYGGVTVTEVNARFAGGFPLAVAAGAALVEQTLNGLLELPVDHTRLAYTPDVCLTKCFETVATGAWPPPPLHGLTEPAEGAS, encoded by the coding sequence ATGATCTCCAACATGCGCGTTCTGGTGACCGGAACGGGCGGAGCGCCGGGCTTCGACCTCGCCCGTCACCTGATCCGGCTCGGCTGCCAGGTGATCGCCGCCGATGCCAACCCACTGGCCTGCGGCCTGGTGCTGGCCGGCGTGACGCCTTGCCTCCTGCCGTCCAGCGATGACCCGGACTTCGGGGCGCGCCTCTTGGACGTGTGCCGGCGCCTGCGGCCCGAGGCGTTGATATCGACGATCGAGTGGGAACTGCCGGTGCTGATCGCGCAGCGCGAGGCACTGGCCGCCCTGGGGGTGCGGACGTGGCTTCCGGATGCCGGCACAGTGACCGTGACCGGGGACAAGGCCGCTTTCCACTCCGCGCTCACCGCGCGCGGCATCCCCACCCCCGCCACGTGGCTGCCGCACCAGCTCGACACTGCCGCAGTGCCCGGCCCGTTCGTCGTCAAGCCGCGACGGGGCCACGGCACCCAGAACGTGCACGTGTGCCGCACCCGCGCGCAAGCAGCCGTGCTGTGTGAACTCGTCCCCGACCCCGTCGTCCAAGAACACATCCTCGGGCAGGAGTTCACGGCCGACTGCCTCGTCGACCGTACGGGCAACGCCTCCGTCATCCTGCGCCACCGCCTCCTGGTGAAGGCCGGACTGTCCGTAGTAGGGCGCACCTTCCACGACGACGAGGCCGCCGACCTGGTCAAACGCACCCTGGATGCCGTCGGCATGATCGGCCCGTGCTGCGTCCAGGGCTTCCAGTGCGCGTACGGCGGCGTGACGGTGACAGAGGTCAACGCACGCTTCGCCGGCGGCTTCCCTCTCGCCGTCGCGGCAGGCGCCGCCCTCGTCGAGCAGACCCTCAACGGGCTCCTCGAACTCCCGGTCGACCACACCCGGCTCGCCTACACGCCGGATGTGTGCCTCACCAAATGCTTCGAGACCGTCGCTACCGGCGCCTGGCCGCCCCCGCCCCTACACGGCCTCACCGAACCTGCTGAAGGAGCATCCTGA
- the rfbB gene encoding dTDP-glucose 4,6-dehydratase, with product MEKILVTGGAGFIGSHFAARMLACEDVAKLTVIDALTYAGHKENLAAVLTSPKLSFVRGNILDQHLVDELVQRHDAVVHFAAESHVDRSFLEAGTFLTTNILGTHTLLDAARRHGVTKFVHVSTDEVYGPMPTGCATEQCALNPTVPYASSKAASDLLALSAFLTDGVPVCVTRSSNQYGPQQHPEKIIPLFITNLLKGQQVTLHGQGQHVRNWLHVQDNCSGIELVLRRGIPGEVYNIGGGTDQTSRELTGHLLRLCGADWNAVTYVPDRKCNDVRYAMDWSKARDDLGYRPVWSLMDGLAQTVDWYRAHPERWAPASRNTDAPMAALSITDTGEKK from the coding sequence ATGGAAAAGATCCTGGTTACCGGCGGCGCCGGTTTCATCGGTTCGCATTTCGCCGCGCGGATGCTGGCGTGTGAGGACGTCGCCAAGTTGACCGTCATTGATGCGCTTACCTACGCCGGGCACAAGGAGAACCTGGCAGCCGTGCTCACCTCGCCCAAACTCAGCTTCGTGCGCGGCAACATCCTTGACCAGCACCTGGTGGACGAACTGGTGCAGCGACACGACGCGGTGGTGCATTTCGCGGCCGAATCGCACGTCGATCGCTCGTTCCTGGAAGCGGGCACCTTCCTGACCACCAACATCCTTGGCACGCACACGCTCCTTGATGCCGCCCGCCGCCACGGCGTGACCAAGTTCGTGCACGTTTCCACCGACGAGGTGTACGGGCCGATGCCGACGGGGTGCGCCACGGAACAGTGCGCGCTCAACCCAACCGTGCCCTACGCCTCGTCGAAGGCCGCCAGCGACCTCTTGGCCCTCTCCGCCTTCCTCACCGACGGCGTTCCGGTGTGCGTGACCCGCTCCTCCAACCAGTACGGGCCGCAGCAGCACCCCGAGAAGATCATCCCGCTGTTCATCACGAATCTGCTCAAGGGCCAGCAGGTCACCCTCCACGGTCAGGGCCAGCACGTGCGGAACTGGCTGCACGTCCAGGACAACTGCTCGGGCATCGAACTTGTCCTGCGGCGGGGCATCCCCGGCGAGGTCTACAACATCGGGGGCGGCACCGACCAGACCAGCCGGGAACTGACCGGTCATCTCCTTCGGCTGTGCGGAGCCGACTGGAATGCGGTGACGTACGTCCCGGACCGCAAGTGCAACGACGTTCGCTACGCCATGGACTGGTCCAAGGCGCGTGACGACCTCGGCTACCGGCCTGTCTGGTCGCTGATGGACGGTCTTGCGCAGACCGTCGACTGGTACCGGGCTCACCCCGAGCGCTGGGCGCCCGCATCCCGCAACACAGATGCGCCGATGGCTGCGCTCAGCATCACCGACACCGGGGAGAAGAAGTGA
- a CDS encoding ATP-binding protein: protein MIAARLTPSGARRYTETLACEPASARRARLLVSAAVNAWGISEMSEAGMQIVAELVNNAVEHTRCRSVRVLVTRTTERRVRIAVADTCRETPEMGRPDGDAEGGRGLLLVDALSSRWGYDRDPLGKVVWAELEVPPTAEHQFAEALSLGTRTSRPRGDDAPPGSAPPSGSAAPCSHKAAPSAPRPPR from the coding sequence ATGATCGCTGCCCGACTTACCCCGTCCGGCGCCCGCAGGTACACCGAGACGCTTGCGTGCGAACCGGCATCCGCTCGCCGAGCCCGCCTGCTCGTCTCAGCCGCTGTGAACGCCTGGGGCATAAGCGAGATGTCCGAGGCGGGCATGCAGATCGTGGCTGAGCTCGTCAACAACGCCGTCGAGCACACCCGGTGCCGCAGCGTTCGCGTACTGGTCACGCGCACGACTGAGCGCAGGGTGCGTATCGCCGTCGCCGACACCTGCCGCGAGACACCAGAGATGGGCAGACCCGACGGCGACGCTGAGGGCGGACGCGGCCTGCTCCTGGTCGATGCCCTCAGCTCCAGATGGGGCTACGACCGCGACCCCTTGGGCAAAGTCGTCTGGGCCGAGTTGGAGGTGCCACCAACCGCGGAGCATCAGTTCGCCGAGGCGTTATCTCTTGGCACCAGGACATCGCGGCCCCGGGGAGACGACGCTCCGCCTGGCTCAGCACCACCATCGGGTTCAGCCGCACCGTGCTCACATAAGGCGGCACCGAGTGCGCCGAGGCCGCCGCGATGA
- a CDS encoding helix-turn-helix domain-containing protein, giving the protein MAANAVLKRRMEELGLTQDELAGRMNTALAEITGRPGDVSARTVRNLLNGTSRRPIGRTCAALERVFGCSVQDLGFSAPRTMQHPQEDPVRRRTFIASATGTASAAVPLLAQRRTVGMSDVARAAKGMNALVTADQHQGGHTNLEMAALRGRNRVLELQQRNASERVRRALYALAAEYTDAAAWSCIDARNLDQAQKYLNESSTYAGLSQDGPTQMSVWVSMAIFAAQRRNWPEALSAAQAAQASPAARADLFFASLGRIRAALAYAALGDSRAALRSLGSAQEALAAAPERERPRWTTFYCQAELDHLGAIVNHRSGRYTHAEAMAHRALAKIPPSFRRNRALATAQLALAQLHQGDSEQATATAADVFTVMAGTPLPGRMRTLIGDFHRALFTMAPSATYARDWADRLRTEWS; this is encoded by the coding sequence ATGGCAGCGAACGCCGTGCTCAAGCGCCGGATGGAGGAACTCGGGCTCACGCAGGACGAATTGGCTGGTCGGATGAACACCGCGCTGGCAGAGATCACCGGCAGGCCCGGCGATGTCTCGGCCCGCACGGTCCGCAACCTGCTCAACGGTACGTCCCGCCGCCCCATCGGCCGTACCTGTGCTGCCCTGGAGCGGGTGTTCGGCTGCTCTGTCCAGGACTTAGGGTTCAGCGCACCACGCACCATGCAGCATCCGCAGGAGGATCCCGTGCGGCGTCGCACTTTCATCGCCTCGGCCACCGGGACCGCATCCGCCGCGGTTCCCCTGCTCGCTCAGCGCCGCACGGTCGGGATGTCGGACGTAGCGCGGGCTGCGAAAGGAATGAACGCCCTCGTCACGGCCGATCAGCATCAAGGTGGACACACCAACCTTGAAATGGCCGCCCTCCGTGGCCGCAACCGAGTGCTGGAACTGCAGCAGCGCAACGCGAGCGAACGTGTCCGTCGGGCCCTGTACGCACTGGCCGCCGAGTACACCGACGCGGCGGCCTGGTCTTGCATCGACGCCCGCAACCTCGACCAGGCACAGAAATATCTGAACGAATCCTCCACGTACGCCGGCCTCTCCCAGGACGGACCCACCCAGATGAGTGTGTGGGTCAGCATGGCGATCTTCGCCGCCCAGCGCCGCAACTGGCCAGAGGCACTCTCAGCAGCACAGGCCGCACAAGCTTCCCCAGCGGCCCGCGCAGACCTGTTCTTCGCTTCCCTGGGGCGCATTCGCGCAGCACTCGCCTACGCGGCACTCGGCGACAGCCGCGCCGCCCTCCGCTCCCTCGGCTCCGCCCAGGAAGCCCTCGCCGCAGCCCCCGAGCGCGAACGCCCGCGCTGGACAACCTTTTACTGCCAAGCCGAACTCGACCACCTCGGGGCCATCGTCAACCACCGCAGCGGCCGCTACACCCACGCCGAAGCCATGGCCCACCGCGCCCTGGCCAAGATCCCGCCGTCCTTCCGCCGCAACCGGGCGCTGGCAACCGCCCAGCTCGCCCTCGCGCAACTCCACCAAGGAGACAGCGAACAGGCCACGGCCACAGCTGCTGACGTCTTCACTGTCATGGCCGGTACGCCGCTCCCCGGCCGGATGCGCACCCTCATCGGCGACTTCCACCGGGCTCTGTTCACTATGGCCCCCTCCGCCACGTACGCACGCGACTGGGCAGACCGTCTGCGAACAGAATGGAGCTGA
- a CDS encoding GNAT family N-acetyltransferase has protein sequence MRHFRHGHLPEGFRQLLIDVHADAYADQMDDPFNQRFDWFVEHWSSAEGFTCVVAYDGDQPAGFAYGAPATPGREWWRDAKYEPKAGRTSTYSVSELMVRPKWRKQGISERLHEALLKERTEDLAVLLVEVDHPKVQALYESWGYVKVGERQPFADSPLFAVMVKDLPG, from the coding sequence ATGCGCCACTTCCGGCACGGACACCTTCCCGAAGGATTCCGGCAGCTACTTATCGATGTTCATGCCGACGCCTATGCCGACCAGATGGACGACCCGTTCAACCAGCGCTTTGACTGGTTCGTGGAGCACTGGTCGAGTGCCGAGGGATTCACGTGCGTCGTGGCGTACGACGGAGACCAACCTGCAGGCTTCGCCTACGGCGCTCCGGCCACGCCCGGCCGGGAGTGGTGGCGAGATGCCAAGTACGAGCCGAAGGCCGGTCGAACTTCCACGTACTCGGTGTCCGAACTCATGGTGCGCCCCAAGTGGCGCAAGCAGGGCATCTCCGAACGACTTCATGAAGCCCTGCTGAAGGAGCGCACTGAAGACCTAGCTGTCCTCCTGGTCGAGGTGGACCACCCCAAAGTTCAGGCGCTGTACGAGTCATGGGGCTACGTGAAGGTCGGGGAACGACAGCCCTTTGCCGACTCCCCACTGTTCGCCGTCATGGTTAAGGACCTGCCAGGCTGA
- a CDS encoding CU044_2847 family protein yields MGGSVQDAGRMDGSDERLVLLDVDGQRVYMAVQELDSRYGDEREVSGRVRRRLDEALEGLTSTARAVVTQLRQSEATRVRVQFGCEFALESGSVVAVVGKARTSSAFTVELEWEQPPTP; encoded by the coding sequence ATGGGGGGAAGCGTGCAGGACGCGGGACGCATGGACGGCTCGGACGAGCGTCTGGTCCTGCTCGACGTGGACGGGCAGCGCGTCTACATGGCCGTACAAGAGCTGGACAGCAGGTACGGCGACGAGCGGGAGGTCTCGGGGCGGGTTCGGCGGCGACTGGACGAGGCCCTGGAAGGGCTGACAAGCACTGCACGGGCCGTGGTGACCCAGCTGCGGCAGAGCGAAGCCACGCGCGTGCGGGTCCAGTTCGGCTGCGAGTTCGCGCTCGAATCTGGATCTGTCGTCGCCGTGGTCGGCAAGGCGCGCACCTCCTCGGCCTTCACGGTGGAGCTGGAATGGGAGCAGCCGCCGACTCCGTGA